The sequence GCTCTTATCCCAAGATTAAGATTAAAGAGAAGCTCCATACTGATTCCACTATCAACCCATTTCTGGATGATGGAAATTACGTCTATTACCTCTTTTTGATCCATGAATTTACTTTCCTTGTAGAACCAAAATCTTTCCTTTAGATATGGGGGACATATTGGAACTGCTTGCTTTTGGTTCTTGTCGATGTAAAACCTGCTAAATGGTGGTAGTACTCCAGGGGTTGCTCCTTGTAAGAGTCCAGAACTTGTATTTGGTGCTATTGCAAAAAGTTGTCCGTTTCTAATTCCGTATTTTTTAAGTTTTTCTAAGACTGTAAGCCACTTTTCTTTAAGCTGTGTCTTTTGTAGAAGGTAACCCTTATCTTTTCCTATGATTATTCCTTTACTCCAATCGGAACCTTCGAAGGCAAGAAATTTTCCTCTTTCCTTTGCAAGGTTTATGCTTTCATCTATACCGTAGTAAGCAATTTTTTCGTAAAGTTCGTCTATTACATCTAAAGATTGCTTTCCATAGGGTATCTCTCTCTTGGCAAGGTAGTCTGCAAGACCAAGCGTTCCAATTCCTATTGTTCTATAGCGGTCGTTGTGAAGTTTGCTTTCCAAAATTGGAGGAGTTGTAAGGTCTATGGTGTTATCAAGTATCCTTACTGCTGTCCTTACTGCAAGTTCTAGGTCTTCGTCATTTTCTATATTTGCAAGGTTTATGGAAAGGAGATTACAAGTATGAACAAGCCCTGGTTCTTCAACTTCTGAAACGACTTTTCCGTTTTCTAAATAGGTTTTAAAACCTTTGGAAGGTCTAAAGTTTGAGAAACTTTCCATGCATAGATTTCCATTTCCTATGTACCCGTCGTGTTTTAGAGGGTTCAGTCTGTTCGCTGTATCTTTAAAGAATATGTAAGGAAGTCCAGTTGCTACTTGTGTTTTTAGTATCTGTTTTAAGAGTTCTTTTGCTTTTACTTTCTTTTTAAGTTTAAGCTTATCGCTTTCGTTTTCTATCTGCATATAGGCTTTTTCAAATTCCTCTCCCCAAAGTTCATAAAGCTTAAAACCAAACTTTTTTTCTACCTCATATGGATCAACCAACAGCCAATCATCATTTGTCTTTACTCTCTCCATAAAAAGGTCTGGAACTACAACTTGAGGAAATACGTCGAAAGCTTTTCTTCTTAAGTCTCCGTTTTCCGTTTTAAGTTCCAAGAAGTCGAAAATGTCCAAATGCCATACGTCTAAAGCTACCGTAACAGCTCCAGCTCTTTTTCCCTCTTGGTTTACAGCAACAGCTATATCATTAAGAATTCTTATCCAAGGAACTACTCCACCGCTTGCTCCAAAGACTTTCTTAATCCAAGACCCTTGAGCTCTAATTCTTGAAAGGTTTACGCCAACGCCTCCAGCTCTTTTGGATATTTGGGCAACTTGGTTTGATGTGTACATTATTGAGTCGAGGTTGTCGTCCATAGCAGTAATAAAACAAGATGAAAGGTTCCCATTGGGACGTCTTAGGTTTATAAGGATAGGAGTTGCCAAAGATAACTTTTTACCAGCGATTAGATCATAAAACTTTTTAACAAGTTCCATTCTCTTTTCTTTTGGCTCGTCTTTTGCAAGCATTAGAGATATTGACATGTACATTTCTTGGGGAAGTTCTATTGGATAGTCCTCGTAAATGCAAAGGTATCTTTTTGCAAGTAGGTTCGCTCCTGCATAATCGTAAAGGAAATCGTAGTTAAGTTTTATGTAGTTTCCAGCCTCTACTATTTCAGAAGGGGAGTAGCTTTCTAAGATTTCCTTAGTGTATAACCCTTTTTCTACAAGATCCTTTACAACTTTTAGGTATTCTTCTCCACCTCCAACGTATGCAAGTTTGGATGTTNNNNNNNNNNGAAAAGTCTTCCAGCGAGGATCCTCCACTCTGGTTCTTCAGGAGTTGTGAGTTGTAAGGCTGTATTTATGATTGCTTCATGAATTTGCCTTGTTGTAATTCCGTCAAAAAAGTGAAGTTTTAACTTTGCCTCAAGCTTTAAAGTATTTATGTCAAGTCCTTTGGCAGCCCAGTTTATAACTTTTCTAATCTTTTCTATGTTGAGAGGTTCTCTTGTTCCTTTTCGTTTTATGACTGTGATAGATGTCATCTTGCCTCCTCGAATCTTGTTAGAGGAATATTTTATGGACGAAAGGGGAAGTCGAATTGTAGTTAATTTTTGTCACTCAACAAATTGAGTATTTTTAGGATAGAGTATAAAAATTCAATAAACTTCTTAAAATCATTGGTTCACATCACCTCATTCTTTTAGTGGGTTGAGGAAAATCCGTTTACAAAATTTTTATCAAGTATTCAATATTTCCACTGCTTTTTTGAACCTCAAAGTCGGCAAGGAACGGAAATAGGTCTTTGACTCCTTTGTTTATCTTTATGACTATCCTTTTACGGGCTACTCTTTCTGCTTCCTTTAAAGTTTCTGGAAGTATAAAATCTTTTACAGCCACTTCTCTGAATGGTGCCATAACATCACAGTGCCACTTTGGTTTTACAAACATTGGTGAAAAGTAAACAACATCGAAGGATTTGTCCTTTTGTTTTTTTAAGAATTCATTATTGTCAGCGTTGATAGGTTCTATAAGATCAAAAGCAAACTCAGCTATTTTAAGTTTTCCTCTAGGTTTAAAGTTTTTTAGTCCTCTTTTAACTATTTCGTAAATCACAGGGTCTTTTTCAACTCCAACAACTTTTCTTTTTGATACAAAAGCGGAAAGAAGTGC is a genomic window of Desulfurobacteriaceae bacterium containing:
- a CDS encoding ribonucleoside-diphosphate reductase subunit alpha, producing the protein TSKLAYVGGGEEYLKVVKDLVEKGLYTKEILESYSPSEIVEAGNYIKLNYDFLYDYAGANLLAKRYLCIYEDYPIELPQEMYMSISLMLAKDEPKEKRMELVKKFYDLIAGKKLSLATPILINLRRPNGNLSSCFITAMDDNLDSIMYTSNQVAQISKRAGGVGVNLSRIRAQGSWIKKVFGASGGVVPWIRILNDIAVAVNQEGKRAGAVTVALDVWHLDIFDFLELKTENGDLRRKAFDVFPQVVVPDLFMERVKTNDDWLLVDPYEVEKKFGFKLYELWGEEFEKAYMQIENESDKLKLKKKVKAKELLKQILKTQVATGLPYIFFKDTANRLNPLKHDGYIGNGNLCMESFSNFRPSKGFKTYLENGKVVSEVEEPGLVHTCNLLSINLANIENDEDLELAVRTAVRILDNTIDLTTPPILESKLHNDRYRTIGIGTLGLADYLAKREIPYGKQSLDVIDELYEKIAYYGIDESINLAKERGKFLAFEGSDWSKGIIIGKDKGYLLQKTQLKEKWLTVLEKLKKYGIRNGQLFAIAPNTSSGLLQGATPGVLPPFSRFYIDKNQKQAVPICPPYLKERFWFYKESKFMDQKEVIDVISIIQKWVDSGISMELLFNLNLGIRAKDIFETVMYAWEKGIKTIYYVRTIQKDSQEMVSKKEGCIACAN
- a CDS encoding ATP cone domain-containing protein encodes the protein MTSITVIKRKGTREPLNIEKIRKVINWAAKGLDINTLKLEAKLKLHFFDGITTRQIHEAIINTALQLTTPEEPEWRILAGRLF
- a CDS encoding class I SAM-dependent methyltransferase, whose protein sequence is MDVIITTDKKPTKEMINEANELAQKFSTIHVKRRHRTIESIKKEFGKNVLVVGKDLQLTLHTLSGKKLFFHPGLFKIRLLNYIATGYEAMIKAMDLKEGDTVLDCNLGLSQDALLSAFVSKRKVVGVEKDPVIYEIVKRGLKNFKPRGKLKIAEFAFDLIEPINADNNEFLKKQKDKSFDVVYFSPMFVKPKWHCDVMAPFREVAVKDFILPETLKEAERVARKRIVIKINKGVKDLFPFLADFEVQKSSGNIEYLIKIL